From the Streptomyces syringium genome, one window contains:
- a CDS encoding condensation domain-containing protein yields the protein MTQILDWRPEPGEVVEFELTTDRAPVPHHVPASHFQQSHLRSAAAHRAAGRQQSPWVAMAFDLAGRADLDALTDAWQGLVRRHEAFHTWYEPESENLSGFRLPPDSLTVRPARVGDLMSADDVRAHVHRRIDEQTTTGRPGLLAGVIRRDTASTVFFAIDHSYTDGHSLALLFDEIRARYDAARGGTSLDLAPAPGYLDCNRREGERSASLTAAAPELAAWSEFLAAGDGGFPGFPVELGNDADELLSGTRLQYPVLTGAEARAFRAYCGRHGGGFGAGAFAALALAQWEFTGNDVYRVLTAVSTRAYPRLLQVHGWLVNLAPLMFRLPASPTLADAIAAAQQGFQRARAGYDVPLHRALELLLKDGEVPAIPPMASYVDGRAAPGSRDYLSADATVLTGPDNASGVSLWFNWFSDRADLVVSMPDTPEAAAGVPKYLDRVREIMLTALAGTRPAS from the coding sequence ATGACCCAGATACTCGACTGGCGCCCCGAGCCGGGCGAGGTGGTCGAGTTCGAGCTGACCACCGACCGGGCGCCCGTGCCGCACCACGTGCCCGCCTCGCACTTCCAGCAGTCGCACTTGCGGTCGGCGGCCGCCCACCGCGCCGCCGGACGACAGCAGTCGCCCTGGGTGGCCATGGCGTTCGACCTGGCGGGCCGGGCCGACCTGGACGCGCTCACCGACGCGTGGCAAGGGCTGGTGCGCCGGCACGAGGCGTTCCACACCTGGTACGAACCGGAGTCCGAGAACCTGAGCGGTTTCCGCCTGCCACCCGATTCCCTCACGGTCCGTCCGGCGCGCGTGGGCGACCTCATGAGCGCGGATGACGTGCGCGCCCATGTGCACCGGCGGATCGACGAGCAGACGACGACGGGCCGGCCGGGGCTGCTGGCCGGTGTGATCCGACGGGACACGGCGTCCACGGTGTTCTTCGCGATCGACCACTCGTACACCGACGGGCACTCCCTGGCGCTGCTGTTCGACGAGATCCGCGCGCGGTACGACGCGGCCCGCGGCGGCACCTCACTCGACCTGGCACCGGCACCCGGCTACCTGGACTGCAACCGCCGTGAGGGGGAACGCTCCGCGTCGCTGACGGCGGCCGCGCCGGAGCTGGCCGCGTGGTCGGAGTTCCTGGCCGCGGGGGACGGCGGCTTCCCCGGCTTCCCCGTCGAGCTGGGCAACGACGCCGACGAACTGCTGAGCGGCACGCGGCTGCAGTACCCGGTGCTCACAGGCGCGGAGGCACGCGCCTTCCGCGCCTATTGCGGCCGGCACGGCGGCGGGTTCGGCGCGGGCGCCTTCGCCGCGCTGGCCCTCGCACAGTGGGAGTTCACCGGCAACGACGTCTACCGCGTGCTCACCGCCGTATCGACCAGGGCCTACCCGCGGCTGCTCCAGGTGCACGGCTGGCTGGTCAACCTCGCGCCCTTGATGTTCCGGTTGCCGGCCTCGCCGACGCTCGCCGACGCGATCGCCGCCGCACAGCAAGGCTTCCAGCGCGCCCGCGCGGGATACGACGTGCCGCTGCACCGCGCCCTTGAACTGCTCCTGAAGGACGGCGAGGTCCCGGCCATCCCGCCCATGGCGTCCTATGTGGACGGCCGGGCCGCGCCCGGCTCCCGTGACTACCTGAGCGCCGACGCGACCGTCCTGACCGGGCCCGACAACGCCAGTGGCGTGTCGCTGTGGTTCAACTGGTTCTCCGACCGGGCCGACTTGGTGGTCAGCATGCCGGACACCCCGGAGGCCGCGGCGGGTGTGCCGAAGTACCTCGACCGGGTCAGGGAGATCATGCTCACCGCGTTGGCCGGTACACGCCCGGCATCCTGA
- a CDS encoding non-ribosomal peptide synthetase produces the protein MKVLHVLVGAELGLLGQDIADYLVDAGHFVYALDSDPSVGSGVWRERFTHNASVIGDDVLATRHIDYELAPAGATGRSSAPVLALELQAAEGESAFSCFLQTPDREALLCSSTDAGHRPGSATGPSAADLRAGLLDTCVDALIRLSREGHESLAFHSRRDRPHGLSELIGWESTAAALSERSRSADEREDRFDIADLIGADHPAPSADVFEYRLDRHTQPLTAEQLEWLCIFLQMLLNSRKAGLYSYDAITPGGRVRKYVETSRSLRSADLKRQLDDPLHNAHTNPFHDFDAVYQHARDPRVAVEFDVAEDTADATAGRAPVLSLRYRGDSGSLDIVTIGRLPFLSVLREHLDSFFAGLHRFAEGAATLGELLALPPELHRRFDAELRRTRAPFRDDQPIHRLIEEQAARYPEHTAVVHEGRSLTYRQFNEAANRFARLLRERYAPAPGDLIALYLDRTENLLIAAVAVLKLGCGYVPLDLNSPVNRTAGILAGGRIVLAVSDTAHTPRLDGVSGALPVIAMDSDALADEWAGYPGDNLDAPVAGDDIAYVIYTSGTTGKPKGVAVEHKSYVNIATDIGRCVDFRPGERMLAVTTIAFDISTLEVFMPLLHGGTVVMAGRSDLLDVGKLIGLIEQGVSIVQATPSLWHLITQSLDGKRLPIRALCGGEALSPQLAPVLVASVDTCWNVYGPTETTVWSTRRLLSPESPEPLIGTPVANTRCYVLDEDMQPLPPGVVGELFIGGSGLARGYLDEPELTANAFLPPPPAVSGGGPAVPEERIYRTGDLVRALPSGDLEFIGRNDFQVKLRGHRIELGEIESVLSAHSAVDQSLVVVHQPDASLGDEARSLVGYYVSEAPVDSEELREHLASALPEYMIPAVLIHLESMPLNVNGKADRGALPDPAQFLTRGYVAPATELETRLCDIWDQVLGSAAKGGHRIGVTDDFFGFGGNSILGIKLVNRINSELGSDIRIRDVFREKTIRRLAPLVEASLGDFAYRDFVLDGIDTDRLHEPFPLTNVQQTYYLGRFNSFELSSVSTHVYSEFRYSHIDHERLEAAYNRLIERHLALRTVFTDGQQRFLPEVPHYRIAFHELRDQEELERLRGTYSHKLYDPEQYPLFDIVLSRLDGVHRLHISFDALIIDMGSFDILFDEWARLYADPQACLPDLGISYRDYVLQYERVRESPLLLQAQQYWQDKADDYHLDLRLPLKERPSAVGSPVFRRKSRVIPAAVWDELAAKCSRHGISPTALVVELFSRVLSQWSGQDRLCMNLTLFNRLPLHPDINGVIGDFTVLELFDYQAERDLGIADKLRRVHGDLLQDVDNNLFDGVDFQRLLKLRHSIPVGKIVAPVVLTSTLGAKGNASMFELPLDDTYQGVDYSISQTPQVWLDNKAYETDEGFVAEWDYVEQLFDTAVIDAMHDGYCRLIEQLAALDWESAPFPSLPVPAEDLALIEAANAHDRPADERTLFGLYESRLNEAGRSRATAVIDAAAGTSFTYERLHHDSVRLAGALLAPGTLGEERETVAVLAEKGYLQAVTTLAVMKAGSAYVPMNVEWPGARIGEVLESAGTHALLVSRGQFARADVQALGSVCRLLVIEDLLEQGAATDESALPVVGPDDVAYVIFTSGSTGRPKGVTISHRGAVNTLLAVNERFHITPQDRILALSELSFDLSVYDLFGTLAAGATIVFPAQEETKNPAHWAHLVDHHHITVWNSVPQLAGLLIDEGGHLQSLRAFLLSGDWIPTSLPDRIREHIPHATVMSLGGATEGSIWSIWYEIDHVDPAWNSIPYGVAMPNQRMYVLNPQGEHCPTGVIGEIHIGGTGVALGYWNDEKLTTERYTEHPTLGRLYHTGDLGRWTPEGHIEFIGRNDFQVKLNGYRVELGEIAAKLTRLPGVDRAVARIQQGDKHDRLVAYLVPAADYAPLAGAGEPGLDKQTFLLSGHGVLETAAPGFPLEPRPDPAAYAQAKSYRQFLDDDIAPEPVHKHFSEVVESAAHSPAAGRTEPDLEDWSAVLGQLSAVSLPDRALPKYRYPSAGSAYPVRTFVRLSSPAEGLVGTDHYYHPLTGELRPHDLAAVAGLSSAAEGDELHLVVHWPAITPLYGERARHLALLETGHMLALLTEALDARGIGYEVLLDERSLDDEHLAVCRIVLGGTGGFTPARLDLACFLRETGTTQYVEQGGNRRYAADELPVFDRTSDVYAILRRARCLLTLEGEGGSHEAVSAGFLFQRLSERLRADGMGTCPLGLRITEHGVYAMAVGMVDQQAREASDSPADPQTLTEAVTRELAEALPDYMLPSGYGVLDALPLSANGKLAADRLPPVEFAGVHVEPAPGTERTLAEAWSDILGRPVAAISANDSFFSVGGNSLAAMKLVRLLQQDLGFELKLRDLYQNDTILKLAEHVGTAQADAVREEGEL, from the coding sequence GTGAAGGTTCTCCATGTGCTGGTCGGCGCTGAGTTAGGCCTGCTGGGCCAGGACATCGCCGATTATCTTGTGGATGCCGGCCACTTCGTTTATGCGCTGGACAGTGATCCGTCGGTCGGATCCGGCGTGTGGCGTGAGCGTTTCACCCACAACGCGAGCGTCATCGGGGACGACGTGTTGGCGACTCGGCACATCGACTACGAATTAGCCCCGGCAGGCGCCACGGGCCGCTCCTCCGCCCCCGTTCTGGCGCTTGAACTCCAGGCGGCCGAGGGCGAGTCGGCATTCAGCTGCTTCCTGCAGACGCCCGATCGCGAGGCCCTCCTGTGCAGCAGCACTGACGCAGGACACCGGCCCGGCAGCGCCACCGGCCCCTCGGCGGCCGACCTTCGCGCCGGGCTCCTGGACACCTGCGTCGACGCGCTGATTCGCCTCTCCCGCGAAGGCCACGAGTCCCTCGCATTCCACTCCCGACGGGACCGCCCCCATGGCCTTTCCGAGCTGATCGGGTGGGAATCCACTGCCGCCGCACTTTCCGAGCGCTCCCGTTCCGCGGACGAACGCGAGGACCGCTTCGACATCGCGGACCTGATCGGCGCCGATCATCCGGCCCCTTCCGCCGACGTCTTCGAGTACCGGCTGGACAGGCACACCCAGCCGCTCACCGCCGAACAGCTGGAATGGCTCTGCATCTTTCTCCAGATGCTGCTCAATTCCCGCAAGGCAGGCCTCTACAGCTACGACGCGATCACCCCCGGCGGCCGGGTGCGCAAATATGTGGAGACAAGCCGGAGCCTTCGGTCCGCCGATCTTAAAAGGCAGCTCGACGACCCGCTCCACAATGCGCACACCAATCCTTTCCATGATTTCGACGCCGTTTACCAACACGCCCGGGACCCACGGGTCGCCGTGGAGTTCGACGTCGCCGAGGACACGGCCGATGCCACCGCCGGCCGCGCGCCCGTACTGAGCCTGCGCTACCGCGGCGACAGCGGTTCCCTGGACATCGTCACCATCGGCCGGCTCCCCTTCCTGAGCGTCCTGCGCGAGCACTTGGACAGCTTCTTCGCCGGGCTCCACCGATTCGCCGAGGGTGCCGCCACCCTGGGGGAGCTCCTGGCGCTTCCTCCGGAGCTGCACCGCCGTTTCGATGCCGAGCTGCGGCGGACGCGCGCACCGTTCCGCGACGACCAGCCCATCCACCGCCTGATCGAGGAACAGGCCGCGCGGTACCCGGAGCACACGGCCGTCGTCCACGAGGGACGTTCCCTCACCTACCGGCAGTTCAACGAAGCGGCCAACCGATTCGCCCGGCTGCTGCGCGAGCGCTACGCGCCCGCGCCGGGCGATCTGATCGCGCTGTATCTGGACCGTACGGAGAATCTGCTGATCGCCGCGGTGGCGGTCCTCAAACTCGGCTGTGGCTATGTGCCGTTGGACTTGAACTCTCCCGTCAACCGCACCGCCGGAATCCTGGCCGGCGGCAGGATCGTCCTGGCCGTCAGCGACACCGCCCACACCCCACGGCTCGACGGCGTCTCCGGCGCCCTGCCCGTGATCGCCATGGACTCCGACGCGCTCGCCGACGAGTGGGCCGGATACCCGGGCGACAACCTCGACGCGCCCGTGGCCGGCGACGACATCGCGTACGTCATCTATACCTCGGGCACGACCGGCAAGCCGAAGGGCGTGGCCGTCGAGCACAAGAGCTATGTGAACATCGCCACCGACATCGGCCGTTGCGTCGACTTCCGGCCGGGCGAGCGGATGCTGGCGGTGACCACCATCGCCTTCGACATCTCCACGCTCGAGGTCTTCATGCCGCTGCTGCACGGCGGGACCGTGGTCATGGCGGGCCGCTCCGATCTGCTCGACGTCGGCAAGCTGATCGGCCTGATCGAGCAGGGTGTGTCCATCGTCCAGGCCACGCCCTCGCTGTGGCACTTGATCACCCAGAGCCTGGACGGAAAGCGGCTGCCCATTCGCGCGCTGTGCGGCGGCGAGGCCCTCTCCCCCCAGCTCGCACCCGTGCTGGTCGCGTCCGTCGACACCTGCTGGAACGTCTACGGGCCCACGGAGACCACGGTGTGGTCCACCCGCCGCCTTCTGTCGCCCGAGTCCCCCGAGCCGCTGATCGGCACGCCCGTCGCCAACACCCGCTGCTATGTCCTCGACGAGGACATGCAGCCCCTGCCCCCGGGCGTCGTGGGTGAATTGTTCATCGGCGGCAGCGGGCTGGCCCGCGGCTACCTGGACGAGCCGGAGCTGACGGCGAACGCGTTCCTCCCGCCGCCGCCCGCGGTGAGCGGCGGCGGACCGGCCGTACCGGAGGAGCGGATCTACCGCACCGGCGACCTGGTCCGTGCGCTGCCGAGCGGTGACCTGGAGTTCATCGGCCGTAACGACTTCCAGGTGAAGCTGCGTGGGCACCGTATCGAGCTCGGCGAGATCGAGAGTGTGCTCAGCGCCCACTCCGCCGTGGACCAGAGCCTCGTCGTCGTCCACCAGCCGGACGCGTCCTTGGGCGACGAAGCCCGCTCCCTGGTCGGCTACTACGTCTCCGAAGCGCCGGTCGACAGCGAGGAGCTGCGGGAACACCTGGCCTCAGCACTCCCGGAGTACATGATCCCGGCCGTGCTGATCCACCTGGAGAGCATGCCGCTGAACGTCAACGGCAAGGCCGACCGAGGCGCCCTCCCGGACCCCGCGCAGTTCCTGACCCGGGGCTACGTCGCGCCGGCGACCGAACTGGAAACGCGGCTGTGCGACATCTGGGACCAGGTGCTCGGCAGCGCTGCCAAGGGCGGCCACCGCATCGGCGTCACCGACGACTTCTTCGGCTTCGGTGGCAACAGCATCCTGGGCATCAAGCTCGTCAACAGGATCAACAGCGAGCTCGGGTCCGACATCCGGATCCGTGACGTCTTCCGCGAGAAGACGATCCGGCGCCTGGCGCCCTTGGTCGAGGCCAGCCTCGGTGACTTCGCCTACCGCGACTTCGTGCTCGACGGCATCGACACCGATCGCCTCCACGAGCCGTTCCCCCTCACCAATGTGCAGCAGACCTACTACCTGGGCCGGTTCAACAGCTTCGAGCTGAGCAGCGTGTCGACCCACGTCTACAGCGAGTTCCGCTACAGCCACATCGACCACGAGCGGCTCGAGGCGGCGTACAACCGGCTCATCGAGCGGCACCTCGCGCTGCGCACGGTCTTCACCGACGGACAGCAGCGCTTCCTGCCCGAGGTGCCCCACTACCGCATCGCCTTCCACGAGCTGAGGGACCAGGAAGAGCTGGAACGGCTCCGGGGTACGTACTCCCACAAGCTGTACGACCCCGAGCAGTACCCGCTCTTCGACATCGTGCTCAGCCGCCTCGACGGCGTCCACCGGCTGCACATCAGCTTCGACGCGCTCATCATCGACATGGGCAGCTTCGACATCCTCTTCGACGAGTGGGCGCGGCTCTACGCCGACCCGCAAGCCTGCCTGCCCGACCTCGGCATCAGCTACCGCGACTACGTGCTCCAGTACGAGCGGGTCCGTGAGAGCCCGCTCCTGCTCCAGGCCCAGCAGTACTGGCAGGACAAGGCCGACGACTACCACCTCGATCTGAGGCTGCCGCTCAAGGAGCGCCCCTCGGCCGTCGGCAGTCCCGTCTTCCGGCGCAAGAGCCGGGTGATTCCCGCCGCGGTGTGGGACGAGCTGGCCGCCAAGTGCAGCCGGCACGGCATCAGCCCGACCGCGCTCGTCGTGGAGCTCTTCAGCCGGGTGCTCAGCCAGTGGAGCGGCCAGGACCGGCTGTGCATGAACCTCACGCTCTTCAACCGGCTGCCGCTGCACCCCGACATCAACGGCGTCATCGGCGACTTCACGGTCCTGGAGCTCTTCGACTACCAGGCCGAGCGCGACCTGGGCATCGCCGACAAGCTCCGCCGGGTGCACGGCGATCTGCTCCAGGACGTCGACAACAACCTCTTCGACGGAGTGGACTTCCAGCGCCTGCTGAAGCTGCGCCACTCCATACCGGTCGGCAAGATCGTGGCCCCGGTCGTCCTGACCAGCACGCTCGGCGCCAAGGGCAATGCGAGCATGTTCGAACTGCCCCTGGACGACACCTACCAGGGCGTCGACTACTCGATCTCGCAGACCCCGCAGGTGTGGCTGGACAACAAGGCGTACGAGACCGACGAGGGTTTCGTCGCCGAGTGGGACTACGTCGAGCAGCTCTTCGACACCGCCGTCATCGACGCGATGCACGACGGCTACTGCCGGCTCATCGAGCAGCTCGCCGCACTGGACTGGGAGTCCGCCCCGTTCCCGTCGCTCCCCGTGCCGGCCGAGGACCTCGCGCTAATCGAGGCGGCCAACGCGCACGACCGGCCGGCGGACGAGCGCACCCTCTTCGGCCTCTACGAGAGCAGGCTGAACGAGGCCGGCCGCTCCCGGGCCACCGCCGTCATCGACGCGGCCGCGGGTACCTCCTTCACCTACGAGCGGCTCCATCACGACTCCGTGCGGCTCGCGGGAGCGCTCCTGGCCCCCGGCACGCTGGGCGAGGAGCGTGAGACCGTCGCCGTCCTGGCGGAGAAGGGCTACCTCCAGGCGGTCACCACACTCGCCGTGATGAAGGCGGGCTCGGCGTACGTGCCGATGAACGTGGAATGGCCCGGCGCGCGCATCGGCGAAGTGCTCGAATCGGCGGGCACGCACGCGTTGTTGGTGTCGCGTGGTCAGTTCGCGCGTGCGGACGTACAGGCCCTGGGTTCGGTGTGCCGCCTGCTGGTCATCGAGGACCTCCTGGAGCAGGGGGCCGCGACGGATGAGTCCGCGCTGCCGGTGGTGGGCCCGGACGATGTCGCCTACGTCATCTTCACCTCAGGGTCCACCGGCCGGCCCAAGGGCGTGACCATCAGCCACCGCGGCGCGGTCAACACCCTCCTCGCCGTCAACGAACGCTTCCACATCACACCCCAAGACCGCATCCTGGCCCTGTCCGAACTCAGCTTCGACCTCTCCGTCTACGACCTCTTCGGCACCCTCGCCGCCGGCGCCACCATCGTCTTCCCCGCACAGGAAGAAACCAAGAACCCCGCCCACTGGGCCCACCTCGTCGACCACCACCACATCACTGTCTGGAACAGCGTCCCCCAGCTCGCCGGACTCCTCATCGACGAAGGCGGACACCTCCAGTCACTGAGGGCGTTCCTCCTCAGCGGCGACTGGATCCCCACCAGCCTCCCCGACCGGATCCGCGAGCACATCCCCCACGCCACCGTCATGAGCCTGGGCGGCGCCACCGAAGGCAGCATCTGGTCCATCTGGTACGAGATCGACCACGTCGACCCCGCCTGGAACAGCATCCCCTACGGCGTCGCCATGCCCAACCAACGCATGTACGTCCTCAACCCCCAAGGCGAACACTGCCCCACCGGCGTCATCGGCGAAATCCACATCGGCGGCACCGGCGTCGCCCTCGGCTACTGGAACGACGAAAAACTCACCACCGAGCGCTACACCGAACACCCCACCCTCGGCCGCCTCTACCACACAGGCGACCTCGGACGCTGGACCCCCGAAGGCCACATCGAATTCATCGGACGCAACGACTTCCAAGTCAAACTCAACGGCTACCGCGTCGAACTCGGCGAAATAGCCGCCAAGCTGACGCGGTTGCCGGGGGTCGACCGTGCCGTGGCCAGGATCCAGCAGGGTGACAAGCACGACCGGCTGGTCGCCTACCTGGTTCCCGCCGCCGACTACGCTCCCCTGGCCGGTGCCGGTGAGCCGGGTCTCGACAAGCAGACGTTCCTCCTGAGCGGGCACGGCGTGCTGGAGACGGCCGCGCCCGGGTTCCCGCTGGAGCCTCGCCCCGACCCGGCCGCGTACGCCCAGGCCAAGAGCTACCGGCAGTTCCTGGACGACGACATCGCGCCCGAGCCTGTGCACAAGCACTTCTCGGAGGTGGTGGAGTCCGCCGCGCACAGCCCCGCGGCGGGCCGGACGGAACCGGATCTCGAGGACTGGTCCGCGGTGCTGGGACAGCTGTCCGCCGTGTCGCTGCCCGACCGCGCGCTGCCGAAGTACCGGTATCCGTCCGCGGGAAGCGCCTACCCGGTGCGTACGTTCGTCCGTCTGTCGAGCCCGGCCGAGGGCCTGGTCGGCACGGACCACTACTATCACCCACTGACCGGTGAACTGCGCCCGCACGACCTCGCCGCGGTGGCCGGTCTGTCGTCCGCGGCCGAGGGCGACGAATTGCATCTGGTGGTCCACTGGCCCGCCATCACCCCCCTCTACGGGGAGCGTGCGCGGCACCTGGCGCTGTTGGAGACCGGGCACATGCTCGCCCTGCTGACCGAGGCCCTGGACGCACGCGGTATCGGCTACGAGGTCCTGCTGGACGAACGGTCGCTCGACGACGAGCACCTGGCGGTGTGCCGCATCGTCCTGGGAGGCACAGGCGGCTTCACGCCGGCCCGGCTCGACCTGGCCTGCTTCCTGCGGGAGACCGGCACCACGCAGTACGTCGAACAGGGCGGCAACCGCCGCTACGCGGCCGACGAACTGCCGGTCTTCGACCGCACCAGTGATGTGTACGCGATTCTCCGCCGGGCCCGGTGCCTGCTGACGCTGGAAGGCGAGGGAGGGTCCCACGAGGCGGTGTCGGCCGGCTTCCTGTTCCAGCGGCTGAGCGAGCGGCTGCGCGCCGACGGCATGGGCACCTGCCCGCTGGGGTTGCGCATCACCGAGCACGGTGTCTACGCCATGGCTGTCGGGATGGTGGACCAGCAGGCACGCGAGGCCTCGGACAGCCCGGCCGACCCGCAGACCCTCACGGAGGCGGTCACCCGGGAACTGGCCGAGGCGCTGCCCGACTACATGCTGCCCAGCGGCTACGGCGTCCTGGACGCGCTGCCGCTGAGCGCCAACGGAAAGCTGGCCGCCGACCGGCTGCCGCCGGTCGAGTTCGCCGGCGTCCACGTCGAGCCCGCGCCGGGGACCGAACGCACCCTGGCCGAAGCCTGGTCCGACATTCTCGGCCGGCCGGTCGCGGCGATCAGCGCGAACGACAGCTTCTTCTCGGTCGGCGGAAATTCGCTGGCCGCCATGAAGCTGGTGCGCCTGCTCCAGCAGGACCTGGGGTTCGAGTTGAAGCTCCGGGACCTGTACCAGAACGACACGATTCTCAAGCTTGCTGAGCACGTCGGCACGGCCCAGGCGGACGCCGTGCGCGAAGAGGGAGAGCTGTGA